The Leptospira paudalimensis region ATTGGACTTTTCCTTCATATAAAAAACTAATCCGATCTGCAATTCGATACGCTGAATTCATATCATGGGTCACCACAATGGATGTGAGCCCTAATTCTTTTTGTAAACGAATGACAAGGTCGTTGATGACATTGGACATCACTGGGTCAAGGCCAGAGGTTGGTTCGTCATACATGACGATTTTTGGTTGGGATGTGAGAGCACGTGCAAGTCCCACACGTTTTTTCATCCCACCTGAAATATTACTAGGTAAGGTATCCTTTGCCGGAACCAAATCCAACCATTGTAATTTTTCCATCACAATCCGATCGAGTTCAACTCCATCTGCAATTTTATGTTCTCGTAAGGGAAGTGCTACATTTTCATACACGGTAAGCCAATTGATAAGAGCCCCCGATTGGAAAAGAACACCTAACTTAGAACGTAACTCTTCTCGTTTTTTTTCATTGGCATGGACAATGGATTCTCCATAAATAAAACAATCTCCTTCATCTGGGTCAAGTAAACCTGTGATGTGTTTGAGACTCACAGATTTTCCTGTTCCGGAAGGTCCAAGGATGACCATTGTTTCTCCTCGTTTTACTTGTAAATTCATCCCTCGGAGGATTTTACGTTTACCGAAGGCTTTGTGAACATTTTTCATTTCAATGGCAAATGGTTCCATACTGTCCTTTACTTATAGAAGAGTGCTGTGAGCACATAGCCCGAAAAAATGACCATGAGAAAGGAAGTGACCACGGCTTTCCTCGTTGTTTGGCCGACTCCAATGGCTCCACCTTCCGTACGAAGGCCTTGGCTACACGAAATGGTAGCAATGGAAATACCAAATACGTACCCTTTTAAAAGACCTACATATAAATCTTTGAGTCCAGGTACCGATGAGATTCGGTAATAAACATCTTGGAAATAACTTATGATATCAATTCCTAACTGGAAATGTCCTACAATACCACCACCTAATATTCCTAAGGCGGATGAGTAAACACAGAGAACCGGAACCATAATGGAAAAACCAACAATCCTAGGCATCACAAGGTATCTGACTGGATTGATGGACATAACCTCTAAAGCATCAATTTCTTCGGATACTTTCATCGTTCCGATTTCGGCAGCCATAGCTGAACCAACGGATGCTGCAAGGATGAGGGAAGTCATAAAAGGAGACATCTCTCTTGTCAATGTGATTGTAAGGAGAAGTCCAATTTGTCCTTCGGCTCCGAAATCGCGGAGTCCAAGTCCTGTGTTAATGCCAAGGATCATACCTGTAAAAACTGATACAATGGACACAACAAATAAGGATCCAACTCCAGCGATAAACATTTGTTCTAAGATTTCGCGGCGTTTGAAATACAAATGATGTGATTGCCCAATGGCACGGAATAACAATAATACTGTATAACCAATTGCATACAAGAGAGGTTCAATGGTTTTACGATACATTTGGATCATATTTTCCACCAAAGGAGTTTGTAATGATTTGTTTCTTCCCTTGTATCAATTCCAAAGAGACCGTAGGCAAATTCATATGAAAATCCTGATTTTGTTTTTGAAAATTCCATTAGGATAGGGATATGGATATGAGTTTCATCATGAGTCCAACGATGAGTGTACAATCTAGTAATCAGGTGCAATCGTTTTTCTCCATTAGATGACCTCTTGTATTCAACGATAGAAAAAATTGGTTCCCAAACATCTTCCATCA contains the following coding sequences:
- a CDS encoding ABC transporter ATP-binding protein, with protein sequence MEPFAIEMKNVHKAFGKRKILRGMNLQVKRGETMVILGPSGTGKSVSLKHITGLLDPDEGDCFIYGESIVHANEKKREELRSKLGVLFQSGALINWLTVYENVALPLREHKIADGVELDRIVMEKLQWLDLVPAKDTLPSNISGGMKKRVGLARALTSQPKIVMYDEPTSGLDPVMSNVINDLVIRLQKELGLTSIVVTHDMNSAYRIADRISFLYEGKVQFCGTPEEIQASKDPVIQQFIHGNTVGPMILDHSELKKGKSN
- a CDS encoding MlaE family ABC transporter permease encodes the protein MIQMYRKTIEPLLYAIGYTVLLLFRAIGQSHHLYFKRREILEQMFIAGVGSLFVVSIVSVFTGMILGINTGLGLRDFGAEGQIGLLLTITLTREMSPFMTSLILAASVGSAMAAEIGTMKVSEEIDALEVMSINPVRYLVMPRIVGFSIMVPVLCVYSSALGILGGGIVGHFQLGIDIISYFQDVYYRISSVPGLKDLYVGLLKGYVFGISIATISCSQGLRTEGGAIGVGQTTRKAVVTSFLMVIFSGYVLTALFYK